The Deinococcus proteolyticus MRP genome includes a window with the following:
- a CDS encoding oxidoreductase — MSAATPLRTALLGYGSVSQVFHVPLLRALPEFRLVAAASQNPQTPAALPEAQVFATPEALLAGSDAELVVVATPNRTHFALARAALESGRHVLVEKPFTLTVGEAQALVTLAQERGLVLSVFQNRRWDGDFLTLQQVLAGRELGRVTALHSHFDRFRPQVRDRWRESDEPGAGIWYDLGPHLVDQALTLFGLPRRVRADLARMRSGARSDDHAEVTLDYSDTGGERRVTLHASMLTAYAAPRFVAHGTAGSFVIEGLDPQEEALKAGETPGAPGWGLGAPDGRLFSGQGERAVPRLPGDYPAFYRALAAAIREGSPPPVTPQQALDTMRVLVAAQRSQDQGGWVSLEPAAPPARALDSDL, encoded by the coding sequence ATGTCTGCTGCCACACCTCTTCGTACCGCCCTGCTGGGCTACGGCTCGGTCAGTCAGGTGTTCCATGTGCCGCTGCTGCGCGCCCTGCCCGAGTTCCGCCTGGTCGCTGCCGCCAGCCAGAACCCGCAGACGCCGGCGGCCCTGCCAGAAGCGCAGGTCTTCGCCACGCCTGAGGCGCTGCTGGCCGGCTCGGACGCCGAACTGGTGGTGGTGGCCACCCCCAACCGCACCCACTTCGCCCTGGCCCGCGCCGCGCTGGAGTCCGGGCGGCATGTGCTGGTGGAAAAGCCCTTCACGCTGACTGTGGGGGAGGCGCAGGCCCTGGTCACGCTGGCGCAGGAGCGCGGGCTGGTGCTGAGTGTGTTTCAGAACCGGCGCTGGGACGGGGATTTCCTGACGTTGCAGCAGGTCCTGGCCGGCCGTGAGCTGGGCCGGGTGACGGCGCTGCACTCGCACTTCGACCGTTTCCGGCCCCAGGTGCGTGACCGCTGGCGCGAGAGTGACGAGCCTGGCGCCGGTATCTGGTACGACCTGGGCCCCCACCTGGTGGATCAGGCGCTCACGCTGTTTGGTCTGCCCCGGCGGGTGCGGGCGGACCTGGCCCGCATGCGGTCCGGTGCCCGCAGCGACGACCACGCCGAGGTGACGCTGGACTACTCGGACACCGGGGGCGAGCGCCGCGTGACGCTGCATGCTTCGATGCTGACCGCCTACGCTGCGCCGCGTTTCGTGGCCCACGGCACGGCCGGCTCCTTCGTGATAGAGGGCCTGGACCCCCAGGAGGAGGCGCTCAAAGCAGGAGAGACGCCCGGCGCTCCCGGCTGGGGCCTGGGCGCTCCGGACGGCCGCCTGTTCTCCGGCCAGGGGGAGCGGGCCGTGCCCCGCCTGCCTGGCGATTACCCCGCCTTTTACCGTGCTCTGGCCGCAGCCATTCGGGAAGGGAGCCCGCCCCCGGTCACGCCGCAGCAGGCCCTGGACACCATGCGGGTCCTGGTGGCCGCGCAGCGCAGCCAGGACCAGGGCGGCTGGGTGTCGCTGGAGCCGGCCGCGCCGCCTGCCCGGGCGCTAGACTCGGACCTGTGA
- a CDS encoding S41 family peptidase, with translation MRLSAAPRLVSPLLAALLLAPAAAAAPQEQSEISAQDLFDEVIYELALNYGGPSDVRAQDLRERFLPRVQALCAGQNVCSSKAAYPPIGQLLRELNDEHTNFFSPAQWAAMQLESSGQASGRAFGLVTRLVEGQGTLVTEVLPGSPAAQAGLRAGDLLTRMGHMPLLSGLAGEKLGAAGRSGQVTELTYSRAGQSRQTELAGAAFVAPPVSLEMLDGRTALLRVRHFDVRGVAQDLHNALRRAQQQGAERAVLDLRGNPGGLLPETVLSTGALTQPAPLLDVERSVSTLHSYDQGRYLMDGQPQPGTRVFKPQRFTGPLAVLVDQDSASGAEFMARDLLSRPQTVVLGRPTVGVGDSATQLLDLADGSGLQVTVSRVQTAAGQPLSASVQPQVLLKRDDLTFARTGEDPELASALRALDSLKP, from the coding sequence GTGAGGCTTTCTGCGGCCCCCCGGCTGGTTTCCCCGCTGTTGGCCGCTCTGCTGCTGGCTCCGGCCGCTGCCGCCGCCCCGCAAGAGCAGAGCGAGATCAGTGCCCAGGACCTGTTCGACGAGGTGATTTACGAGCTGGCTCTCAATTACGGCGGTCCTTCGGATGTGCGTGCCCAGGACCTGCGTGAACGTTTCCTGCCCCGGGTGCAGGCCCTGTGTGCGGGGCAGAACGTGTGCAGTTCCAAGGCAGCTTATCCGCCGATAGGTCAGCTGCTGCGCGAACTGAACGATGAACACACCAACTTTTTCTCGCCGGCCCAGTGGGCGGCCATGCAGCTGGAGTCTTCCGGGCAGGCCAGTGGGCGGGCTTTCGGCCTGGTCACCCGGCTGGTGGAGGGCCAGGGCACCCTGGTCACCGAGGTTCTGCCGGGTTCTCCCGCCGCGCAGGCCGGGCTACGGGCCGGCGACCTGCTGACCCGGATGGGGCACATGCCGCTGCTGTCCGGCTTGGCCGGGGAAAAGCTGGGGGCGGCCGGGCGCTCGGGCCAGGTCACGGAGCTGACGTACTCGCGGGCCGGCCAGTCCCGGCAGACCGAGCTGGCTGGGGCGGCGTTCGTGGCTCCGCCGGTCAGCCTGGAAATGCTGGACGGGCGCACCGCCCTGCTGAGGGTGCGCCACTTCGATGTCAGGGGCGTAGCCCAGGACCTGCATAATGCCCTGCGCCGCGCCCAGCAACAGGGCGCCGAGCGGGCCGTGCTGGACCTGCGCGGCAACCCTGGTGGCCTGCTGCCGGAGACGGTGCTGAGTACCGGCGCCCTGACCCAGCCGGCTCCGCTGCTGGATGTGGAGCGCTCCGTTTCTACCCTTCATTCCTACGACCAGGGCCGCTATCTGATGGACGGTCAGCCGCAGCCGGGAACGCGGGTGTTCAAGCCGCAGCGCTTTACCGGTCCGCTGGCCGTGCTGGTGGATCAGGACTCGGCCAGCGGCGCGGAATTCATGGCCCGTGACCTGCTGAGCCGGCCCCAGACCGTGGTGCTGGGCCGGCCCACGGTGGGCGTGGGGGATTCCGCCACCCAGCTGCTGGACCTGGCCGATGGCTCAGGGCTGCAGGTGACCGTGTCGCGTGTGCAGACGGCGGCCGGTCAGCCTCTGAGTGCCAGCGTGCAGCCTCAGGTGCTGCTCAAGCGCGACGACCTCACTTTCGCCCGCACCGGGGAGGACCCGGAGCTGGCAAGTGCCCTGCGGGCGCTGGACAGCCTGAAGCCCTGA
- a CDS encoding ferritin-like domain-containing protein, with product MRNFSLRELYLSQLRDLYSAETQLLAALPHMAANAQNPQLKQGFQNHLAQTREQVARLEKIFAALNEPTSGKVCKAMQGLIQEGAEEAGENKEGPVRDAALIASAQRVEHYEIAAYGTAVNFARLLGEDQAAELLDATLQEEGQTDQQLTEVAQVVNQAALQENSSN from the coding sequence ATGCGTAACTTTTCTCTGCGTGAACTGTATCTCTCTCAACTACGCGACCTCTACTCTGCCGAAACCCAGCTGCTGGCGGCCCTGCCCCACATGGCCGCGAACGCCCAGAACCCGCAGCTCAAGCAGGGCTTCCAAAACCACCTGGCCCAGACCCGCGAGCAGGTGGCCCGATTGGAGAAGATTTTCGCCGCGCTGAACGAGCCGACGTCCGGCAAGGTCTGCAAGGCGATGCAGGGCCTGATTCAGGAAGGGGCCGAGGAGGCCGGCGAGAACAAGGAAGGCCCGGTGCGTGACGCCGCCCTGATCGCCTCGGCGCAGCGCGTGGAGCACTACGAAATTGCCGCTTACGGCACGGCCGTGAACTTTGCCCGCCTGCTGGGCGAGGACCAGGCCGCCGAACTGCTGGACGCCACCTTGCAGGAAGAGGGCCAGACCGACCAGCAGCTGACCGAAGTGGCCCAGGTGGTCAACCAGGCGGCGCTGCAGGAAAATAGCAGCAACTGA
- a CDS encoding EAL domain-containing protein, producing MSGIDSASGSPLSGETRYLQELLQRTELLLVSDVQQAETLLRESLALAQRLGDKAREAQATMLLGAASAFRSEFHTARELLHRAEALAQELGEGPLAARIANNLGVCDVATGNYGQGMEWYQRSLRIAREANDDVGRARALNNIGLIYLDLADYQLALETYQETMAISSGQDEAMRIIHSAATVNIVRLHEHLGEFNQGLQLALDTLPRMQQLGYLHQAMILQIWMLPCLIGLGRAVQAAQQAEELLPAIRQMHDPEHSIYTHIFYGKSLMQLGRGAEAQLQFELAVEQGREHNVMPLQYKALSCLSELYAAQKQWQLAYTTAVACQGLTHTLQDQTIKRKAQVLGVQLQLEFLRREEEAEQSRISALTHVNKQLQTAQHTLAYRATHDALTGLANRAYFQAEVERELEAGHSFGLLFIDLDRFKQVNDTLGHDTGDQLLKAVARQLKQVLRPNDLVARMGGDEFTVILRNLHTSYDAEVMAHKVLNRLAEPFHVAENTLYVTASIGMAVAPQDGEDVSTLQRHADIAMYRAKREGKNSVRAFQPLMGIEAAERVSTERDLRLALTQRHLVLHYQSQFDAQSGRLTGFEALVRWQHPTHGLLYPGKFIEIAEDSGLIVPMGEWVLNEACRQAAVWGANGQGFTVSVNVSALQFMDPVFLLKVQAALDSSGLKPECLILELTESVLLENRERALKQLTHLRDIGVRLALDDFGTGYSSLGLLQHLQGDILKIDSSFVRGGQIDVAGPGRALIEFLISLAHSLGMCVIAEGVETEEQYQALRSLDCDRIQGFLLGRPEPAELIEKRLNMVEPRTHEEILET from the coding sequence ATGTCAGGCATTGATTCCGCGAGCGGTTCACCGCTTTCCGGAGAGACCAGGTATTTACAGGAGTTGCTGCAACGCACGGAGCTACTCCTGGTTTCTGATGTCCAGCAGGCTGAAACGCTGCTGCGGGAGAGCCTGGCTTTGGCGCAGCGCTTGGGCGATAAAGCACGGGAAGCGCAGGCCACGATGCTTCTGGGAGCAGCCTCCGCGTTCCGCTCAGAATTCCACACCGCCCGTGAATTGTTGCACCGGGCTGAAGCGTTGGCCCAGGAACTGGGCGAGGGGCCGCTGGCGGCGCGCATTGCCAACAACCTGGGGGTATGCGACGTAGCGACGGGTAACTATGGGCAGGGCATGGAGTGGTACCAAAGAAGCCTGCGCATCGCTAGAGAAGCCAATGACGACGTCGGACGGGCGCGCGCGCTGAACAATATCGGGCTCATCTATCTAGATTTGGCGGACTATCAGCTGGCGCTGGAGACCTATCAGGAGACGATGGCCATCTCTTCTGGTCAGGACGAGGCCATGAGGATCATTCATTCCGCTGCCACCGTGAATATCGTGCGGCTACACGAGCACCTCGGCGAATTCAACCAGGGGCTCCAACTGGCGCTGGACACCTTACCGCGCATGCAACAGCTCGGATATCTCCACCAAGCCATGATTCTTCAGATCTGGATGCTGCCCTGTCTGATTGGCCTTGGAAGAGCTGTGCAAGCAGCCCAGCAAGCGGAGGAATTGCTGCCAGCAATTCGACAGATGCATGATCCGGAGCACAGTATCTACACGCACATCTTCTACGGAAAATCACTGATGCAGCTAGGCCGGGGAGCTGAGGCACAGTTACAGTTTGAGCTGGCGGTTGAGCAGGGACGAGAGCACAACGTCATGCCGCTACAGTACAAGGCACTGTCTTGCTTGAGTGAACTTTACGCCGCTCAGAAGCAGTGGCAGCTGGCCTATACCACGGCGGTCGCTTGCCAGGGACTAACACACACCTTACAAGATCAGACGATCAAGCGTAAAGCTCAAGTACTGGGTGTTCAGCTGCAGCTGGAGTTCCTCAGGCGTGAAGAGGAAGCAGAACAAAGCCGCATCAGTGCCCTAACGCATGTCAATAAGCAGCTACAAACCGCACAGCATACCCTGGCTTACCGGGCCACCCATGATGCCCTGACCGGACTGGCCAACCGCGCTTACTTTCAAGCAGAGGTAGAGCGTGAACTTGAGGCGGGCCATAGTTTCGGGCTGCTCTTTATAGACTTGGACCGCTTCAAGCAGGTAAACGACACTCTAGGGCACGACACGGGCGACCAACTCCTCAAAGCCGTCGCGCGCCAGCTCAAACAGGTTCTGCGGCCCAACGACCTGGTGGCCCGCATGGGTGGGGATGAATTCACTGTCATTCTGCGTAATCTCCATACATCCTACGATGCTGAAGTCATGGCCCATAAGGTCCTGAACCGCCTGGCCGAACCATTTCATGTGGCGGAGAACACACTTTATGTTACCGCTTCTATCGGCATGGCCGTCGCTCCGCAGGACGGCGAGGACGTAAGTACGCTGCAGAGGCACGCTGATATCGCCATGTACCGTGCCAAGCGTGAAGGCAAAAACAGCGTGAGGGCTTTTCAACCGCTGATGGGCATAGAAGCGGCCGAACGCGTAAGCACGGAGCGTGATCTGCGCCTGGCCCTCACCCAGCGGCATCTGGTGCTGCACTATCAGAGTCAGTTTGATGCCCAGAGCGGCAGGCTCACCGGATTTGAGGCGTTGGTGCGCTGGCAGCACCCTACTCACGGCCTACTTTACCCAGGCAAGTTTATCGAGATTGCTGAGGACAGCGGCTTGATCGTGCCCATGGGGGAATGGGTGCTGAACGAAGCATGCCGCCAGGCAGCCGTCTGGGGCGCCAACGGTCAGGGGTTCACCGTCAGTGTCAACGTCAGTGCATTGCAGTTCATGGACCCTGTTTTTCTGCTTAAGGTACAAGCAGCTCTGGACAGCTCCGGCCTGAAACCGGAATGCCTGATTTTAGAACTTACCGAAAGTGTGCTGCTGGAGAACCGGGAAAGAGCGCTGAAGCAGCTCACCCACCTCAGAGACATAGGGGTGCGGCTGGCCCTGGATGATTTCGGCACCGGTTACAGCAGCCTGGGGCTCCTGCAACACTTACAGGGAGATATCCTTAAAATAGACTCTTCTTTTGTCAGAGGTGGGCAAATAGACGTGGCTGGACCTGGCCGTGCATTGATAGAATTTCTGATCTCTCTGGCACATAGCTTGGGTATGTGCGTGATCGCCGAAGGCGTAGAGACGGAAGAACAGTATCAGGCCCTACGGAGCCTCGACTGCGACCGCATTCAGGGATTCTTACTAGGACGCCCTGAACCTGCGGAACTGATTGAGAAGCGATTGAATATGGTAGAGCCCAGGACGCACGAGGAAATTCTAGAAACCTGA
- a CDS encoding MDR family MFS transporter yields the protein MSSAQAGPVPQLQRTLATAGLIVGVFLNALESSVVATAMPSVIRELQGASLYALPFAVYLLTSTVSSPLWGRASDIVGRKRLYLAGLLLFLVGSALCGAAQSMGWLIAARALQGVGAGALLTLCLTLIGELYTLEERPRIQAFISGVWGISGLVGPLLGGWLTDALSWRWTFYVSLPFGVVAFWMVARYLHDQTERRQVQLDWWGAALFTLGSGLIVWGLESRGFPLAGLGALILLGAAALESRHPSPLLPVQALRERVPRIAFAGNFLGGAAYFGVIAYLPLYAQGVAGGTATAAGAILTPMLVGWTCASILAARLMKRASLAWLSQLGFAILSVMFALLALAVHLPLWVTSALGFVVGMGMGFSMLTLLLTAQQAAGKGELGAVTSGVMFARQMGGALGTALMALLIGPLALGEGGPLLADGLARAYLLALGLVLTGLVLTLRLSPKHVD from the coding sequence ATGTCTTCTGCCCAGGCCGGCCCGGTGCCGCAGCTTCAGCGAACACTGGCCACAGCCGGGCTGATTGTCGGAGTGTTTCTGAACGCGCTGGAATCCAGTGTGGTGGCCACCGCCATGCCCAGTGTCATCCGTGAGTTGCAGGGAGCCTCGCTTTACGCGTTGCCCTTTGCCGTCTATCTGCTGACCAGTACCGTCAGCAGTCCGCTGTGGGGCCGGGCCTCGGACATTGTGGGGCGTAAGCGGCTCTACCTGGCCGGGCTTCTGCTGTTTCTGGTCGGGTCGGCGCTGTGCGGCGCAGCACAGAGTATGGGGTGGCTGATCGCCGCCCGGGCCCTGCAGGGCGTGGGGGCTGGAGCGCTGCTGACACTCTGCCTTACCCTGATCGGTGAACTGTACACGCTGGAAGAAAGGCCCCGGATTCAGGCGTTTATCAGCGGCGTCTGGGGGATTTCGGGTCTGGTCGGCCCGTTGCTGGGCGGCTGGCTGACCGACGCGCTGTCGTGGCGCTGGACCTTTTATGTGTCACTGCCGTTCGGTGTGGTCGCTTTCTGGATGGTGGCCCGTTATCTGCATGACCAGACGGAGCGCCGACAGGTCCAGCTGGACTGGTGGGGCGCTGCCCTGTTTACTCTGGGCAGTGGCCTGATCGTCTGGGGCCTGGAAAGCCGGGGCTTCCCGCTGGCAGGCCTGGGGGCCCTGATTCTCCTGGGGGCAGCGGCATTGGAAAGCCGCCATCCCAGCCCGCTGCTGCCGGTGCAGGCGCTGCGCGAACGGGTTCCGCGCATAGCGTTCGCCGGCAACTTCCTGGGGGGCGCCGCCTACTTCGGCGTGATTGCTTACTTGCCGCTCTACGCTCAGGGAGTGGCGGGCGGCACGGCCACCGCCGCCGGGGCCATTCTGACCCCGATGCTGGTGGGGTGGACCTGCGCCAGCATCCTGGCAGCGCGGCTGATGAAGCGGGCTTCATTGGCGTGGCTGTCACAGCTGGGCTTCGCCATTTTGAGTGTCATGTTCGCTCTGCTTGCCCTAGCGGTGCATCTGCCGCTGTGGGTGACCAGTGCGCTGGGATTCGTGGTCGGCATGGGCATGGGCTTTTCGATGCTGACCCTGTTGCTGACCGCTCAGCAGGCGGCCGGCAAGGGCGAACTGGGCGCGGTGACCAGTGGAGTGATGTTCGCCCGGCAGATGGGCGGCGCCCTCGGTACCGCACTGATGGCCCTGCTGATTGGCCCACTGGCTTTGGGTGAGGGCGGTCCTCTGCTGGCTGATGGCTTGGCCCGGGCCTACCTGCTGGCGCTGGGGCTGGTGCTGACGGGACTGGTCCTGACCCTGAGACTGTCGCCCAAGCATGTGGACTGA
- the uvrA gene encoding excinuclease ABC subunit UvrA, whose protein sequence is MTFSPDLSDGFVRVRGAREHNLKDISVELPRDALVVFTGVSGSGKSSLAFGTLYAEAQRRYLESVSPYARRLFNQVGAPDVDAIDGLPPAVALQQQRGTPTARSSVGSVTTLSNLLRMLYSRAGDYPEGQGIVYAEGFSPNTPEGACPECHGLGRVYTVTEESMVPDPSLTIRERAVAAWPTAWGGQNQRDILVTLGIDVDVPWRELPQETRDWILFTDERPVVPVYPGLTPEETRRAVKKKLEPSYMGTFSSARRHVLHTFANSESATMKKRVQGYMISSACPLCHGKRLRQEALNVKFAGLDITEFSRLPLTRVAELLRPYAAATPSEEEAAQGIALQRMAEDLARRLDVLLDLGLGYLQLERSTPTLSPGELQRLRLATQLYSNLFGVVYVLDEPSAGLHPADTEALLAALDGLKRGGNSLFVVEHDLDVIRRADWLVDVGPEAGDKGGQILYSGPPEGLQEVEASQTGKYLFAESHAEPHEPREPSGWLDLSGVTRNNLQDLSVRFPLGVMTSVTGISGSGKSSLVSGALVDALAAHFGQPMSDEPADEDDAPAVGGTAQLGGDLAQISRLVRVDQKPIGRTPRSNMATYTGLFDHVRKLFAATPLARERNYSAGRFSFNVKGGRCEHCQGEGWVMVELLFLPSVYAPCPVCHGTRYNAETLEVEYHGKNIADVLGMTVDAAHEFFAGEPAIFRALDTLREVGLGYLRLGQPATELSGGEAQRIKLATELQRGGRGGTVYVLDEPTTGLHPADIERLQKQLSKLVDAGNTVIAVEHKMQVVAASDWVLDIGPGAGEEGGQVVAQGTPAQVAEAAASRTAPYLARALGR, encoded by the coding sequence ATGACGTTTTCGCCTGACCTCTCCGACGGCTTCGTGCGCGTGCGCGGTGCCCGCGAGCATAATCTCAAGGACATTTCCGTGGAACTGCCCCGCGATGCTCTGGTCGTCTTTACCGGCGTGTCCGGCTCCGGCAAGTCGTCCCTGGCCTTCGGAACGCTCTACGCCGAGGCGCAGCGCCGCTACCTGGAATCGGTGTCGCCCTACGCCCGGCGGCTGTTCAACCAGGTCGGCGCGCCCGACGTGGACGCCATCGACGGCCTGCCGCCTGCCGTCGCGTTGCAGCAGCAGCGCGGCACCCCCACCGCCCGCTCGTCCGTGGGCAGCGTGACCACGCTTTCCAACCTGCTGCGGATGCTGTACTCCCGCGCCGGCGACTACCCGGAAGGCCAGGGCATCGTGTACGCCGAAGGTTTTTCGCCCAACACCCCCGAAGGCGCCTGCCCGGAGTGTCATGGGCTGGGGCGCGTCTATACCGTCACCGAGGAGTCGATGGTTCCGGACCCGTCCCTCACCATCCGCGAACGGGCCGTCGCCGCGTGGCCGACGGCGTGGGGTGGGCAGAACCAGCGCGACATTCTGGTGACGCTGGGCATCGACGTGGACGTGCCCTGGCGCGAGCTGCCACAGGAGACGCGCGACTGGATTCTGTTTACCGACGAGCGGCCCGTCGTGCCGGTTTACCCGGGCCTCACCCCCGAGGAAACCCGCCGCGCCGTGAAAAAGAAGCTGGAGCCGAGCTACATGGGCACCTTTTCCAGCGCCCGCCGCCATGTGCTGCACACCTTCGCCAACAGCGAAAGCGCCACGATGAAAAAGCGGGTGCAGGGCTACATGATTTCTTCGGCCTGCCCGCTGTGTCACGGCAAACGGCTGCGACAGGAAGCGCTGAACGTCAAGTTCGCGGGGCTGGACATCACCGAGTTTTCGCGTCTGCCACTGACACGGGTGGCCGAGTTGCTGCGTCCCTACGCTGCGGCCACGCCCAGCGAGGAGGAAGCGGCACAGGGCATCGCCCTGCAACGGATGGCCGAAGACCTTGCCCGCCGCCTGGATGTGCTGCTGGACCTCGGCCTGGGCTACCTGCAACTCGAACGCTCCACGCCCACGCTCTCGCCCGGCGAGCTGCAGCGCCTGCGCCTCGCCACGCAGCTGTATTCCAACCTGTTCGGCGTGGTGTACGTGCTCGACGAGCCCTCCGCCGGCCTGCACCCCGCCGACACCGAGGCGCTGCTGGCGGCGCTGGACGGCCTCAAGCGCGGCGGCAACTCGCTGTTCGTGGTCGAACACGACCTGGACGTGATTCGCCGCGCCGACTGGCTGGTGGACGTGGGGCCGGAAGCGGGAGATAAGGGCGGGCAGATTCTCTATAGCGGCCCGCCCGAAGGCTTGCAGGAGGTAGAAGCCTCCCAGACGGGCAAATATCTGTTTGCCGAGTCCCACGCTGAGCCTCATGAACCCCGCGAGCCGTCCGGCTGGCTGGACCTCTCGGGCGTGACCCGCAACAACCTGCAGGACCTCAGCGTGAGGTTTCCCCTCGGCGTGATGACGAGCGTGACCGGCATCTCCGGCTCGGGCAAATCCTCGCTGGTCAGCGGGGCGCTGGTGGACGCGCTGGCGGCGCATTTCGGGCAGCCGATGAGCGACGAGCCCGCCGACGAGGACGACGCGCCCGCTGTCGGCGGCACCGCTCAACTTGGCGGCGACCTCGCGCAAATCTCCCGCCTTGTCCGGGTGGACCAGAAGCCGATTGGCCGCACCCCGCGCAGCAACATGGCGACGTACACCGGGCTGTTCGACCACGTCCGCAAGCTGTTTGCCGCCACGCCGCTGGCGAGGGAGCGCAACTACAGCGCGGGCCGCTTCTCCTTCAACGTGAAGGGCGGGCGCTGTGAACACTGTCAGGGCGAGGGCTGGGTGATGGTGGAACTGCTCTTCCTGCCAAGTGTGTACGCCCCCTGCCCGGTCTGTCACGGTACCCGCTACAACGCCGAGACGCTGGAAGTGGAGTACCACGGCAAAAACATCGCCGATGTGCTGGGCATGACGGTGGACGCGGCGCACGAGTTCTTCGCAGGCGAACCCGCCATCTTCCGGGCGCTGGACACCCTGCGCGAAGTCGGCCTGGGCTATTTGCGGCTCGGCCAGCCCGCCACCGAGCTTTCGGGCGGCGAGGCGCAGCGCATCAAGCTGGCGACTGAGTTGCAGCGCGGCGGGCGCGGCGGCACCGTGTACGTGCTGGACGAACCGACCACCGGCCTGCACCCCGCCGACATCGAGCGGCTGCAAAAGCAACTGTCCAAACTGGTGGACGCCGGCAACACCGTGATTGCCGTGGAACACAAGATGCAGGTCGTCGCCGCGTCCGACTGGGTGCTCGACATCGGCCCCGGTGCGGGCGAGGAGGGCGGGCAGGTGGTCGCGCAGGGGACGCCCGCGCAAGTAGCGGAGGCAGCGGCGAGCCGGACCGCCCCGTATCTGGCGCGGGCACTGGGTCGCTAG
- a CDS encoding 3-hydroxybutyrate dehydrogenase: MQTTERRVALVTGGTSGIGLAIAKRLQEDGLQVAALDLDRPEARSVAEEHGLCFVGADLAQRAECRRAVEETVQALGGLDVLVNNAGFQHIDPIRDFPEDTWDTMLHVMLTAPFLLSRYAWDHLTRSGQGRIVNVASIHGHVASPFKSAYVSAKHGLIGLTRTAALEAGEQGLTVNAICPGYVRTPLVESQLADQARTRGISVEEVEQRVMLEPAAIKRLLDPADIAALASYVVSPAAWGMTGAVLDLDLGWTAR; encoded by the coding sequence ATGCAGACAACTGAACGGAGGGTGGCCCTCGTCACGGGTGGGACCAGTGGCATAGGGCTGGCTATTGCCAAGAGGCTTCAGGAAGACGGCCTGCAGGTCGCTGCACTGGATCTGGACCGCCCGGAAGCCCGCAGCGTAGCTGAAGAACACGGCCTTTGTTTCGTCGGTGCGGACCTTGCCCAGCGTGCGGAATGTCGCCGCGCAGTGGAGGAGACGGTGCAGGCGCTGGGCGGCCTGGACGTGCTGGTCAACAATGCCGGCTTCCAGCACATCGACCCCATCCGCGATTTTCCCGAGGACACCTGGGACACCATGCTGCACGTGATGCTGACAGCGCCTTTTCTGCTCAGCCGCTACGCCTGGGACCACCTGACCCGCAGCGGGCAGGGCCGCATCGTGAATGTGGCGAGTATCCACGGGCATGTGGCCAGCCCTTTCAAAAGTGCCTACGTCAGCGCCAAACATGGCCTGATCGGCCTGACCCGCACCGCTGCCCTGGAAGCCGGCGAGCAAGGGCTGACCGTGAATGCCATTTGCCCCGGCTACGTGCGTACCCCGCTGGTCGAGAGCCAGCTGGCGGACCAGGCCCGCACCCGCGGCATCAGCGTGGAGGAGGTCGAGCAGCGGGTGATGCTGGAGCCTGCCGCCATCAAACGCCTGCTGGACCCGGCCGACATAGCCGCGCTGGCTTCGTACGTGGTCAGCCCCGCTGCCTGGGGTATGACCGGGGCAGTGCTGGACCTTGACCTGGGCTGGACGGCGCGGTGA
- a CDS encoding HD domain-containing protein has product MTSRSSFPLTDRFSQALLLATHWHHGQYRKVGPEETPSLPYISHLLGVASVALEFGASEDEAIAALLHDALEDGPANTGQDAERLRTELLDRFGLRVTVLVDDATDAAPRAGQPKAPWAERKRTYLNHLGDLPASSLLVSAADKLHNVRTMLVDVLALPARDRAAYFERFQQGQLGTLQYYRALADAFISTEERLAERPRLLELFRELERTVSALETACGLSSDEIRRAPGPLA; this is encoded by the coding sequence ATGACTTCCCGCTCCAGCTTTCCGCTTACGGACCGCTTCAGTCAGGCGCTGCTGCTGGCCACCCACTGGCACCACGGCCAGTACCGTAAAGTCGGCCCGGAAGAAACACCTAGCCTTCCTTACATCTCGCACTTGCTGGGAGTCGCGTCAGTCGCGCTGGAGTTCGGAGCCAGTGAGGACGAGGCCATCGCCGCACTCCTCCACGACGCACTGGAAGACGGTCCCGCCAACACCGGCCAGGACGCCGAGCGTCTGCGCACAGAGCTACTTGACCGCTTCGGCCTGCGCGTCACTGTGCTGGTCGATGACGCCACCGACGCTGCGCCGCGCGCCGGGCAGCCCAAAGCCCCCTGGGCGGAGCGCAAGCGGACTTACCTGAACCACCTGGGCGACCTGCCCGCCTCTTCCCTGCTGGTGAGCGCCGCCGACAAACTGCACAATGTCCGCACCATGCTGGTGGACGTGCTGGCCCTGCCTGCCAGGGACCGCGCCGCCTATTTCGAGCGCTTTCAGCAAGGGCAGCTGGGCACGCTGCAGTATTACCGCGCCCTGGCCGACGCCTTCATAAGCACCGAGGAGCGCCTGGCCGAGCGGCCACGGCTGCTGGAGCTGTTCCGCGAACTGGAGCGCACCGTCAGCGCCCTGGAAACGGCCTGCGGGCTGAGCAGCGACGAGATTCGCCGCGCTCCGGGCCCGCTGGCCTAG